In one Dermacentor albipictus isolate Rhodes 1998 colony unplaced genomic scaffold, USDA_Dalb.pri_finalv2 scaffold_11, whole genome shotgun sequence genomic region, the following are encoded:
- the LOC135914953 gene encoding uncharacterized protein → MKHPSIDFSELCTSSISQNQLFIRDGIDLSCNLMHGQMCYYNLVDYPSKKLMDTLRSPVTTLYMLEIVSVYFSRVGVHLLCVLFVRCEAPCTLVFLENGIDVPEADALILYCDAHHGTSKAYIDELFATVDSCYVLDDLVRHNAAIDELVLSRRVRCTNGKPHGFAAFFAAVADRCAPIKTLEMCDFELKKADLRDFSSVLNGSVKMQRPDVTSTVTAAGLHFSLGPVILRKATLTEIHVSSCLAPVRNLGEITKEIGVHETLKKLSLSQVYLRGDATLRLLNTLKINLTQGFLSLGTEKQPGLANLSKQIGNRDQFSRSEFEGCYTSNDSLVACHQDRPKTWHAKFDTSVPLSWPQFKEPTSRPCGYAYLTRLAVRMVTVIECNLTVLLSVFASCGYQREAPLAVATETSSSMTLFRDMVKSRSLCSLIFNGWTLD, encoded by the coding sequence ATGAAACACCCCTCCATTGACTTCTCGGAGCTGTGCACTTCGAGCATCTCACAAAACCAGCTTTTCATTAGGGACGGCATTGACCTGAGCTGTAACCTAATGCACGGCCAGATGTGTTACTACAACCTGGTCGACTACCCATCGAAGAAACTCATGGACACACTGCGCTCTCCGGTGACCACGCTCTACATGCTCGAGATCGTGAGCGTGTACTTCTCGAGAGTTGGCGTGCACTTGCTGTGCGTGCTGTTCGTCAGGTGCGAGGCCCCGTGCACGCTCGTCTTCCTCGAGAACGGGATCGACGTGCCGGAGGCTGACGCGCTGATACTCTACTGCGACGCGCACCATGGCACGAGCAAAGCCTACATCGACGAGCTCTTCGCGACAGTCGACTCCTGCTACGTGCTGGACGACCTGGTGAGACACAATGCAGCCATCGACGAGCTCGTGCTAAGCCGCCGTGTGCGTTGCACGAACGGGAAGCCGCACGGATTCGCAGCGTTCTTCGCCGCCGTCGCTGATCGGTGCGCGCCGATCAAGACGTTGGAGATGTGCGACTTCGAATTGAAGAAGGCGGATCTCCGCGACTTCTCCAGCGTGCTGAACGGCAGCGTCAAAATGCAGAGGCCTGATGTAACCTCCACTGTCACCGCAGCAGGTCTCCACTTTTCACTCGGCCCTGTTATTTTGCGGAAAGCCACACTCACCGAAATTCACGTCAGCAGCTGTCTGGCTCCAGTCCGCAACTTGGGTGAAATCACGAAAGAGATCGGGGTTCACGAGACGCTGAAGAAGCTGTCACTCAGCCAGGTGTATCTTAGGGGTGACGCCACCTTGCGGCTCCTGAACACCCTGAAGATCAACTTGACGCAGGGTTTCCTGAGCCTCGGCACGGAAAAACAGCCGGGCTTAGCGAATTTATCGAAGCAAATCGGCAACAGAGACCAGTTTAGCAGATCAGAGTTCGAAGGATGCTACACTTCCAATGACAGCCTGGTCGCCTGTCACCAGGACCGTCCCAAGACCTGGCATGCGAAGTTCGATACGTCCGTTCCACTTTCCTGGCCTCAGTTCAAGGAACCCACCAGCCGACCATGTGGCTACGCCTACCTCACGCGTCTTGCGGTCCGGATGGTCACAGTCATCGAATGCAACCTGACCGTTCTGCTGTCCGTGTTCGCCAGCTGTGGCTACCAGCGGGAGGCACCGCTGGCCGTCGCCACGGAGACGTCATCGTCTATGACGCTGTTCAGAGACATGGTCAAGAGCCGCAGCCTCTGCTCCCTCATCTTCAATGGCTGGACGTTGGATTAA